The following coding sequences are from one Delphinus delphis chromosome 19, mDelDel1.2, whole genome shotgun sequence window:
- the TMEM92 gene encoding transmembrane protein 92, which yields MSATWVPGLVPTLLLGLLAGLQQAAATCGLFFTCPKGFSCCGNSCCQQYQPEQFQLFSGPLRIFVIVFLIIIPLLCICGLAKRFRRNCRKSEQDPPTDHEGPPERPPVTPAERVTASICEPPPPYSEIILKAVGGLPPVEPPPPYSFRPEEHAAGVRSGIDNPAF from the exons ATGTCAGCCACCTGGGTTCCTGGCCTAGTACCCACCTTGCTGCTCGGCCTGCTGGCCGGCCTCCAACAG GCTGCAGCCACATGTGGTCTCTTCTT CACCTGCCCTAAAGGGTTCAGCTGCTGTGGTAACAGCTGCTGCCAACAGTACCAGCCAGAGCAGTTCCAGCTCTTCTCTGGCCCCTTGAG GATCTTTGTCATCGTCTTTCTGATCATCATACCCCTCTTGTGCATCTGTGGCCTGGCTAAGCGCTTCCGTCGCAACTGCAGAAAGTCGGAGCAGGACCCCCCAACGGATCATGAGGGGCCCCCAGAACGGCCCCCCGTTACTCCTGCAGAGAGGGTCACAGCGTCCATTTGTGAGCCCCCACCCCCCTACAGCGAG ATTATCCTGAAGGCCGTCGGGGGTCTGCCCCCCGTGGAGCCACCCCCTCCCTACAGCTTCAGGCCTGAAGAACACGCCGCCGGGGTGCGCAGCGGCATCGACAACCCCGCCTTCTGA